Genomic window (Musa acuminata AAA Group cultivar baxijiao chromosome BXJ1-9, Cavendish_Baxijiao_AAA, whole genome shotgun sequence):
CACAATAGAAACTTACAGTTCTCGTCAGACAAGGTAAAAAAAAATGAGATTCTCCTATTCCTCATCAACTCAAGGGCTCAGAGGGCTTTTCCATCGCAGGCAAACAGTGACAGCAGCAGCGGATTCAAAATAGGATTGCTCACAGACGAATAAATGTTTTGGATGCAAGAATTGCGTGGTGTGGTTCCTATTGAAGGCACTGCCGCAGATGATCCTGACCCTTCTGTGGCTCCACTACTCCTGAGCAGGCTTGTCCTCACACAACACTGCTCACAAAGCTACAATTCATACTTTGCTCACAAGGCTACAATTAAGCTCCTGTTCACCGCACTTGTGGTCCATCCTGTTGCTATGTGCAGCATCATGTTCCGAGAAGAAGAGCCTGTGTGCAAACACTGTGCCTTCTGCAGCCCTTCCTGCATCTGTTGCTCTGACCAACTCCTTGACCACTGATCACTGTAAGGAAATGAATGCTGATTGGATTACTCGGTAAAAAATAAAGGAAGATCTAATGGTCTTAACACATCCGAAGAGGCATAGGACGGGCAGATCTTCTTGGGCCAGCCATGGCCTGACTGAAGAATTGATAAGCGTTCCAACCAGACATGGTGTGCAAATGAATTCAATATTCGCTTTCCAATAGGTAAAACATGTCTTAGCAAtcgagaaaaaagaaagaaagaagcataTAAAGTTCATATATGATTCGAACTACAGAAAATGCACTTAATATCATTTGTCAGCTTATGCATATAGTTCCTTTCTAATCTTTCTCAAACAGTCCCATAACTGCACTGTGTACCAAGTGCTTAGTCTTCCGCATATAGTTGTTACAACATTAACAACATACTAGTCCTAAGTAGAAGAGAAAACATATCATCTTTTCTTAAATCCATATTTCTTTCTTTCATAGAAAAGATCAGTCTTGGCACTTCCCAGATTGACAATCTTGGGACACCCATCACGGTCTTTCTCCTGTTGGGTGCATTCTTTGCAATAGTAGGCATCAGAAATCCCAACTCCTCCACAGATGACACACCTTCCCTGAAATGAACCGTAGTTGCACTCATCGCAGATCCGCACGAGTGTACATGGACGGACATATGAATCACAGATGACACACTTCCCATCATCCTTCTCGCACAGGCGACCGATAGCAATCCCTGGTTGCTTCCGACACATAATGAGATCAGGATGGTGCTTGGCCATGATCCTTGGGTGTTACTGGCACtgcaaaaaaaatttctttggaAATGAAGCTTGCACGGATATAGTCTGTGAAGTAAGTGATGCAGATATATAATGGAAGTTACAAGGAAATAACTAATCGGTCAGGTTACTTATGGGTCAGTCATATGTTTCTTGATGATAGGATTcaaccaaacttggcccaacccaACTCAATTCTTTAGCTGCATGGGTCAGGCTCAGATCAAGAATTTTCTGACCCACTGGTGAGTCCGATGAAGTTCAAGTTAGCCCTATATAACTTTTCTATCCAATCCAATCCAAGCCAGTCCAACCTAACCCATCCCTAAGCCTAGACCCTAATGCTCTGGATTATTGTATTATAGTAATTTGATTAGAAATTTAGTAATCTTTCCTTTATAGAAAGCTAGATTTTGAAGCGAACAAACTTATTGTgttattcctttttatttctgAAAATAAGGTGAATTCAAGAAAATTTCAGATATGCAGAAAAGTATTAACTTAATTGACCAGAAAGGTACTATACTATGTTGGATAGCCAGTTTGGGAAGCTCAACCGAGCCACACCAGGTAAGAACTTACTCAGTGCCTCTTAATTGACTTGTTGTTCTTGTCTTTCCTAAGTGCAGCGTTGATGCGGTATCTTTCTTGATATAGATCACAATTTGTTATTGGATGGTTAAGTAATATTATCTATGTCCTCTTTATTTCCAGAAAAAAGTTGATTGCAGGTTCTTTATTAGTAACGAAGAGAGGAGTATCACACATGACCAGCCTAGCACTATGGAACGAACAGAAATTTACTGTGATGATATCTACCTCATCCTAGCCACTCACGTCTCTTGCTCAACTTCCATATAGGTGACTGCTTGATTACTATACAACCTAACTATTACTGGTTTTCCCTAGAGTAAACAGTATCCTCAGCTAGTTGAGAATTGGACTAAACATAAAATGGCAAGGTATTATAGTTCCTTCCTCTACTCCTTTAGGCTAAAAGAATATGTGAGAAGATCTCCACCTGTAAATAGGCAATCATACAAGTGATTATTTACTGATAcccttatatttatatatattatgaattttAAATAGATTGACTTTTGTAAATGACCATTTTGGGTTTTAATTTTCGAGTGCTTGGAAGGAGAAAGATATTAGCAAATGGAGAGGAGTGTGACATGTGGGAATGGGTTTAATTCCACATTGGTAAGCCACCTTCCATTCCACACCCTTATATGGTCACCACCCTTTGCTTTTTCTATCAAGCTTCCAAATGGTTTTGCATCGCAACATCATAATTTTCCTAATGTTTGGTAGCTAGCAACTTGGCAAAGTCCAAGAATCTGGACGAGCCTAGCGAACGAGGCTCCCTAGTTAGAATCAATATGTAGTCATactcataaaaaataattaaaaaaattcaaatgcTTTTATGTTTTCAATATATGTTCAAACCCTTTGAAAGTATTGATTGGTGGGGTCTAATCACTCCAACTTTAGTCGAACTAGATTTACATATAGCATTAATTTAATTAGCCATTATAGAATATTTTATGGGACTTCACCAAATGGGCTTGCTCTGATTaagaaaaagaaggttaatttttctctttaaaaaCAGTCTTATGTCCAGTGGTTTTGGATACAGGATCTACAGATAGATCCATTCTAGTTCCGAGCCAGGAGTGGTACAGGTCTGATACCCCAGATCGAATTCCTTGTTTCGACGCATGTCAATCTTCAGAGTCTACTTGAATCTAACTGATATCCCTACTTGTCAATTATTTTGTACGCTTCGAACGCAATTCTCAACTACAAGATTCCACCTTTATtccaaagatttgttggcaaaatATTAATTCCAGGTATACAATTTCTACATGACGTGTTTAAGGTTCATCTAGATCTGTAGATTATGGTCATATAAATTTCTACATCAAGATTCTGTCTCCTCTACCGTTGTTAATAAACACTTCACATGTTTTCTGCTATCTATCGATAACAGGAAAAAGCTAGGATATACGTAACATATTTAAAGGAAGAAAACCCCCTTTTCGGTTCTCCGTGAGAACTGTGTCCAATCAGAGAAGGGAAGCAAAATGAAGAAAGGAACAGGAAACTATCGCTAAAAGGAGAAGAAAATCTCTATTTTGAACAAAGATCGAACTCACCTCGCGTCTTCGAAGAAAGAGCTCTCCGATCGTCGATGGTTCACCTCGCGTCTCTCCGAAGAGGGATGACACGGAAGACTCACGGGTAGACTTGTCCCATTTACCAGGTCTGGTATTCCTCCAG
Coding sequences:
- the LOC135592298 gene encoding PHD finger-like domain-containing protein 5A, producing the protein MAKHHPDLIMCRKQPGIAIGRLCEKDDGKCVICDSYVRPCTLVRICDECNYGSFQGRCVICGGVGISDAYYCKECTQQEKDRDGCPKIVNLGSAKTDLFYERKKYGFKKR